Proteins encoded within one genomic window of Mesorhizobium sp. AR10:
- a CDS encoding glycosyltransferase, whose product MKVLHFFKTYWPDSFGGVERTIHAIAQSTARHGIETEVLSLSRTPDEATQHFDGHVARKAKLDFELASTGFSRDVFRKFAALSRTADLIHYHFPWPLMDVVHFQSGHSKPTVVTYHSDIVKQRFILPFYRPLMTRFLRDVDAIVATSPDYLESSPVLRAFKAKSKVIPIGIDEDAYPIPTEADNDWCRSMVTEPYVLFVGVLRYYKGLDILIQAADQVRCKIVIAGSGPIERQLKLQAETLRRDNVIFLGEVTEPRKMVLLHNCLGFVFPSNQRSEAYGLSLVEAAMCGKPLISCELGTGTSYVNESGKTGLVVRPSDPSRLAEAINRLIHSPLEAAKWGKAARDRYVRLFTADRMGKSYAELYHRLDSHRR is encoded by the coding sequence TTGAAAGTCCTGCACTTCTTCAAGACATATTGGCCGGATTCCTTCGGCGGCGTGGAGCGGACGATCCACGCCATCGCCCAGAGCACGGCCCGCCATGGCATCGAAACGGAAGTGCTGTCGCTGAGCCGAACTCCCGACGAGGCCACGCAACACTTTGACGGACATGTGGCCCGAAAAGCCAAACTGGATTTCGAGCTGGCCTCGACCGGATTCTCACGCGACGTTTTCCGGAAATTCGCCGCCCTCTCGAGGACTGCCGACCTGATCCACTATCATTTTCCATGGCCGCTCATGGACGTAGTCCATTTTCAGTCCGGCCACAGCAAGCCGACGGTCGTCACCTACCATTCCGACATCGTAAAACAGAGGTTCATCCTGCCCTTCTACCGACCGCTGATGACGCGCTTCCTCAGGGATGTCGATGCGATCGTGGCGACTTCGCCGGACTATCTGGAATCGAGCCCGGTTCTCAGGGCATTCAAGGCCAAGTCGAAAGTCATTCCCATTGGCATCGACGAAGACGCCTATCCTATACCAACCGAAGCCGACAACGACTGGTGCCGATCGATGGTCACGGAACCGTACGTGCTGTTCGTCGGCGTCCTGCGCTACTACAAGGGACTGGATATCCTGATCCAGGCTGCCGACCAGGTGCGATGCAAGATCGTCATCGCCGGATCCGGGCCGATTGAACGGCAACTCAAGCTCCAGGCCGAGACGCTGCGCCGTGACAATGTGATCTTTCTTGGCGAGGTGACCGAGCCGCGCAAGATGGTGCTGCTCCACAACTGCCTCGGGTTCGTTTTCCCTTCGAACCAACGGTCGGAGGCCTACGGGCTTTCGCTGGTGGAGGCAGCGATGTGCGGCAAGCCGCTGATTTCGTGCGAACTCGGCACCGGAACAAGTTATGTTAACGAGTCCGGCAAGACCGGGCTGGTTGTTCGGCCATCGGACCCGTCGCGTCTTGCCGAAGCCATCAACCGGCTGATCCACTCGCCGCTGGAGGCGGCGAAATGGGGGAAAGCCGCGCGTGATCGGTACGTTCGTCTTTTTACCGCCGACAGAATGGGGAAGTCTTACGCCGAGCTCTATCATCGTCTCGACAGCCACCGACGCTGA
- a CDS encoding glycosyltransferase family 4 protein, with protein sequence MRIGVDGRNLGSATDGIGRFVHRSIKALSALGAEVFLYAPSEVNASYEVPSGVALRTAGIKALPMRALWGQAILPSLASRDGVEVFWGPAHRLPLFLDNRIARVVTIHDLVWVHAPETMRARTWLGERLLMRPALRKADIVVADSSATAIAVTEEFPWLRSPVRTIAPGTTSLPAAGGFSSLERLGITKPYALFVGTLEPRKNLRNLIKAYGLLPESTRSGCDLVIVGGSGWKQTGLADDVRLGGLEKNITFTGFVDDAMLATLYSNCLFLAMPSLYEGFGFPIVEAHSFGKPVLTSNTSSMPEVAGESAALVDPRDPVAIAHAFDKLCVDATFRERIAAGARKNAERFTWDNHAKGMLGIFERAIEQRRKTSA encoded by the coding sequence TTGAGAATCGGGGTCGATGGCAGAAACCTGGGGTCGGCCACCGACGGAATTGGCAGATTCGTCCACAGGTCGATCAAGGCATTGTCGGCGCTCGGCGCCGAAGTGTTCCTCTATGCGCCGTCCGAGGTCAACGCCAGCTATGAGGTCCCGTCTGGCGTGGCCTTGCGAACCGCCGGCATCAAGGCACTGCCCATGCGGGCGCTGTGGGGGCAAGCGATCCTGCCTTCCCTGGCCTCGCGTGACGGAGTAGAGGTCTTCTGGGGTCCGGCCCATCGCCTGCCGCTCTTTCTGGACAATCGGATCGCGCGGGTGGTCACAATCCACGATCTCGTCTGGGTGCACGCGCCGGAAACCATGCGCGCCCGGACGTGGCTGGGCGAGCGCCTCTTGATGAGGCCCGCATTGCGAAAAGCCGATATCGTGGTGGCGGATTCGAGTGCCACGGCAATCGCGGTGACGGAAGAGTTTCCCTGGCTGCGATCACCGGTCAGGACGATCGCCCCGGGCACGACCTCCTTGCCCGCTGCCGGCGGGTTTTCAAGCCTGGAGCGTCTCGGCATCACCAAACCCTACGCGCTTTTCGTCGGCACGCTCGAGCCGAGAAAGAACTTGCGCAACCTGATAAAGGCCTACGGCCTCCTGCCCGAAAGCACCCGGTCGGGCTGCGATCTTGTCATTGTCGGCGGCAGCGGCTGGAAACAGACAGGCCTTGCCGACGATGTGCGCCTCGGCGGACTCGAGAAGAACATCACCTTTACCGGCTTCGTAGATGACGCAATGCTTGCCACGCTCTATTCCAATTGCCTTTTTCTGGCGATGCCGTCTCTCTATGAGGGCTTCGGCTTTCCGATCGTCGAGGCGCACTCATTCGGCAAGCCGGTTCTGACATCGAACACATCATCGATGCCGGAGGTCGCCGGCGAAAGCGCCGCTCTTGTTGACCCTAGGGACCCTGTTGCAATAGCACATGCATTCGACAAGCTCTGTGTCGATGCGACGTTCAGGGAGCGAATCGCCGCCGGCGCGCGGAAAAACGCGGAACGCTTCACCTGGGACAATCATGCCAAGGGTATGCTTGGTATTTTTGAACGGGCCATCGAGCAAAGACGAAAGACCTCCGCTTGA
- a CDS encoding excisionase — protein sequence MGYESRFEPREFDQFIETSRTLGLNPFNYDIDAPLRLDTVAKLGFPDETMTVKGLRKERDRGRLTTEIIANKEYTTLAAIERMRELCRVQAKEPALSGGTKAGRPTGRSGARPDGSSKKTESEQQLALSRMIASRLKNSLPTTSRKR from the coding sequence GTGGGATATGAATCGAGGTTTGAGCCGCGCGAGTTCGACCAATTCATTGAGACAAGCCGAACGCTCGGCCTGAACCCCTTCAACTACGACATCGACGCGCCCTTGCGGCTAGACACTGTTGCCAAGCTCGGTTTTCCGGATGAAACGATGACGGTCAAAGGGCTCCGAAAGGAGCGTGACCGGGGTCGCCTTACCACAGAAATCATCGCCAACAAGGAATATACGACCTTGGCGGCGATCGAGCGCATGAGAGAACTATGCCGCGTCCAAGCAAAGGAACCCGCCTTGTCTGGCGGGACGAAAGCAGGAAGGCCGACGGGTCGCTCCGGAGCAAGGCCGGATGGTTCGTCGAAGAAAACGGAAAGCGAACAGCAACTGGCCTTGTCAAGGATGATCGCATCGCGGCTGAAGAATTCCTTGCCGACTACATCACGGAAACGGTAG
- a CDS encoding class I SAM-dependent methyltransferase: MSDISEAAADYPTAFRCGWPLLFRYLRGSSILMWKKMQSPAPADFFQTGFHEVEGWVHERMRDVLELIAEIHERLSVRGCHVEIGVHHGRFFIPCHNVMQLGEPSIAIDIFEDQHQNIDRSGNGNRETFSENVKKYCHRPSEVHAIKMNSLQLDGATLVEMAGKFGNAKLFSIDGSHTVDNTFHDIKAAMAMIEYAGVIFVDDYYSPHWPGVHEAVGLHFAFGRPKIAPFLVGFNKMMLTTVDAHHVFYEAAREKFSTDPSFKEVTMYGHHVVAI, translated from the coding sequence ATGAGTGACATTTCAGAGGCAGCGGCGGACTACCCCACGGCCTTTCGCTGCGGCTGGCCGCTGCTATTTCGCTACTTAAGAGGATCATCCATCTTGATGTGGAAAAAAATGCAATCCCCTGCACCTGCCGACTTCTTCCAGACGGGCTTTCATGAAGTAGAGGGTTGGGTTCATGAGCGGATGCGTGACGTCCTTGAGCTCATTGCTGAAATTCATGAACGACTTTCCGTTAGGGGATGCCATGTGGAGATAGGTGTTCACCACGGCCGCTTTTTCATTCCCTGCCACAACGTCATGCAGCTAGGCGAGCCATCCATAGCAATCGACATTTTCGAAGACCAGCATCAAAACATAGATCGCTCAGGGAACGGCAACCGGGAGACCTTCTCGGAAAATGTCAAGAAATATTGCCACAGACCATCCGAGGTCCACGCCATTAAAATGAATAGTCTTCAGCTCGATGGTGCTACTTTGGTCGAGATGGCCGGGAAGTTCGGCAACGCTAAATTGTTCAGCATAGACGGGTCACATACTGTTGATAACACCTTCCACGACATCAAAGCCGCGATGGCGATGATTGAATACGCGGGCGTTATTTTCGTTGATGATTATTACAGCCCACATTGGCCAGGCGTCCATGAGGCCGTGGGCCTGCATTTTGCTTTCGGTCGCCCTAAGATTGCACCGTTCTTAGTCGGATTCAACAAGATGATGCTGACCACGGTTGATGCACACCATGTCTTCTATGAAGCTGCTCGCGAGAAATTTTCGACAGACCCCTCGTTCAAAGAAGTGACGATGTATGGGCATCACGTGGTAGCAATTTGA
- a CDS encoding O-antigen ligase family protein: protein MNLPIFAINLDRETGRWSELLASAEAAGLTLQRIAAIDGRALTKKDWTEIDLPTARKRNGRDILPGEYACYRSHIQALETFLADGSAYGLIVEDDVLFGENTRRRIEAIIAAVPDFDVIKLANHRMSLFLRAVETTEGDEIGRTLHGWPGSAAAYLVTRDGAQGLLSALAVMKMPWDVALERFWDTGLKIYSVRRNVLGFAASSAISGTAGPSGSYKFAQLPWPSRLGAAAFRAKDQLIRLHHVLLRPPLLRETPDYARDDAQRNNLLLVLPAFAVLAFVSAVWREADTYRYAGAALVAVAIIRWFRRDLWTYSKPLIGGVGLLCVGWSFYVLIRLAIVYFGTGQLGSAEGIYLFPFLYATTGFSLLLFVRRPARLVLWFMILSLVFLAADTGYSDILYGIRPEPRLFNNPIHASVAAGFIFLCTLQFMAHTAQRADLNNATRIRHLALSAAVLLFALVNIIALRSKGVWLALALALLLLAVMTLARGDRRELMVGAGVLALVATGVAATYNIFWSTAGDTMIFVKTLVSDALSHGVVPAFDRAIASDTVPLAARERLMLWADAFEVWKRHPIFGAGSAWLTEWQSRTYHPDIYAVFHSGYLEVAVRYGVVGLAFFAFLYIWSSRQVLLAVRAKLVAPAAWPCYISTLVFFAITILSNSNTRLAIGESFMWFAAAFGFYCFYLRQQKNLVEPKTYI, encoded by the coding sequence ATGAACCTTCCGATCTTCGCCATTAACCTCGATCGCGAGACCGGTCGCTGGAGTGAATTGCTCGCCAGCGCCGAAGCGGCCGGCCTGACCTTGCAGCGCATTGCCGCCATCGACGGCCGCGCCCTCACCAAAAAGGACTGGACGGAGATCGATCTTCCAACCGCGCGCAAGCGGAACGGGCGCGACATTCTGCCCGGCGAATATGCCTGTTACCGCAGCCATATCCAGGCGCTGGAAACGTTCCTGGCCGATGGCAGCGCCTATGGCCTGATTGTCGAGGACGACGTCCTCTTCGGCGAAAACACCAGACGGCGCATCGAGGCCATCATCGCCGCTGTGCCGGATTTCGACGTCATCAAGCTGGCCAATCATCGGATGAGCCTGTTCCTGCGCGCCGTCGAGACGACGGAAGGCGACGAGATCGGCCGCACGCTGCACGGCTGGCCAGGCTCGGCCGCCGCCTATCTGGTGACGCGGGACGGCGCGCAGGGGCTGTTGTCGGCGCTCGCGGTGATGAAAATGCCGTGGGACGTCGCACTCGAACGGTTCTGGGATACCGGACTGAAAATCTATTCTGTCCGCCGAAACGTGCTTGGCTTCGCCGCCAGCAGCGCGATCTCCGGTACAGCCGGCCCCTCAGGCAGCTACAAATTCGCGCAGCTTCCCTGGCCGAGCCGGCTGGGCGCCGCGGCATTCCGGGCCAAGGACCAGCTGATCCGCCTGCATCACGTCCTGCTGCGGCCGCCCCTGCTGCGGGAAACCCCGGACTACGCCAGGGACGACGCGCAGCGCAACAACTTGCTTCTGGTGCTTCCAGCTTTCGCCGTTCTCGCCTTTGTCTCCGCGGTCTGGCGCGAGGCCGACACCTACCGCTATGCGGGGGCGGCGCTCGTCGCGGTCGCAATCATCCGCTGGTTCAGGCGGGACCTGTGGACCTACAGCAAACCGCTGATCGGAGGGGTTGGCTTGCTGTGCGTGGGCTGGTCGTTCTATGTCTTGATCCGGCTGGCGATCGTCTATTTCGGCACCGGCCAGTTGGGCAGCGCAGAAGGCATCTACCTGTTTCCGTTTCTATATGCGACGACCGGCTTCTCGCTCCTGTTGTTTGTCAGGCGGCCTGCGCGGCTCGTCCTCTGGTTCATGATCCTGAGCCTCGTCTTCCTGGCGGCAGACACCGGCTATTCGGACATCCTTTATGGCATCAGGCCGGAGCCGCGGCTGTTCAACAATCCCATTCACGCGTCGGTGGCGGCTGGGTTCATCTTCCTGTGCACGCTGCAGTTCATGGCACACACGGCCCAAAGAGCGGACCTGAACAACGCAACCAGGATCAGGCACTTAGCGCTCTCGGCAGCCGTCCTCCTGTTTGCCCTCGTCAACATCATTGCGCTACGGTCAAAGGGCGTCTGGCTCGCGCTCGCCCTCGCCCTGCTCCTGTTGGCGGTCATGACCCTGGCGAGAGGCGATCGCCGCGAGTTGATGGTCGGGGCCGGCGTGTTGGCTCTCGTGGCGACCGGCGTTGCCGCCACGTACAACATCTTCTGGTCCACTGCCGGCGACACCATGATCTTCGTCAAGACCCTGGTATCGGATGCTTTGAGCCATGGCGTCGTCCCGGCCTTCGACCGCGCCATCGCGAGCGATACGGTTCCGCTTGCGGCCAGGGAGCGGCTGATGCTGTGGGCGGATGCGTTCGAGGTCTGGAAACGCCACCCGATCTTCGGAGCCGGTTCTGCCTGGCTCACCGAATGGCAGAGCAGGACCTATCATCCCGACATCTACGCCGTCTTCCACAGCGGTTATCTCGAGGTAGCCGTGCGTTATGGCGTGGTCGGGCTGGCGTTCTTTGCCTTTCTCTATATCTGGTCGTCCAGGCAGGTCCTGCTGGCCGTGCGGGCCAAGCTAGTCGCTCCGGCCGCATGGCCCTGCTACATCTCGACGCTGGTCTTCTTTGCCATCACCATCCTCAGCAATTCGAACACCCGGCTGGCGATCGGCGAGTCCTTCATGTGGTTCGCCGCGGCATTCGGCTTCTACTGTTTCTATCTTCGCCAGCAGAAGAACCTGGTCGAGCCGAAAACCTATATTTAG